In one Streptomyces venezuelae genomic region, the following are encoded:
- a CDS encoding MMPL family transporter, which produces MATFLYKLGRLAFRRRRYVALLWVVALAGAIFASSAAPAPPEDSFSMPGTESQKAFDRLEEHFPDASADGASARVVIRAPKGEKLTEGQQKSEVDRLVDTIGKGPQVSSVDDPFKANAVSKDGTTAYASVTYKVTASELTDKARDALTAATDKTRDAGFTVETGGDAVMAEQEMGGSAELIGIAISAVVLILTFGSLVAAGMPLLTAIIGVGIGISGIAALGSTLDLSATTSTLAMMIGLAVGIDYALFIVSRYRAEIAEGREPEEAAGRATGTAGSAVVFAGLTVVVALSGLAIVNIPILTKMGLAAAGTVVIAVLIALTMIPALLGFAGRKVLRRKDRKKSASELSDPNAKPKLGTRWARFVLRHPLSVLLVAVLGLGAVAVPAASLELGLPDEGSSAPDTTQRKAYDMLSQSFGAGFNGPLMVTVSKDSGVADAAKTVGDSIAKIDGVAAVTPAQANKAGDTAILNVIPKTGPSDHDTEELVKSIRSTADGIGDDTGSEILVTGQTAMTIDFSQTLDDALLPYLGLVVGLAFLLLMLVFRSVLVPLKAALGFLLSVAAALGAVVAVFQWGWLADIVGVDQPGPIMSMMPIFMIGVVFGLAMDYEVFLVTRMREAYVHGARPGESVVTGFTHGGRVVAAAAIIMISVFSGFIMENDDMIKMMGFGLAIAVLFDAFVVRMAIVPAVLALLGKSAWWLPRWLDKALPNVDVEGEKLHRNLGDTPAPDAETDRELAPAGR; this is translated from the coding sequence GTGGCTACGTTCCTGTACAAACTAGGCCGCCTTGCCTTCCGGCGGCGCCGCTACGTGGCGCTGCTGTGGGTCGTGGCCCTGGCGGGGGCCATCTTCGCCTCCTCGGCGGCTCCCGCCCCGCCCGAGGACTCCTTCTCCATGCCGGGAACGGAGTCGCAGAAGGCCTTCGACCGCCTTGAGGAGCACTTCCCCGACGCCAGCGCCGACGGAGCAAGCGCCCGCGTCGTGATCCGCGCCCCCAAGGGCGAGAAGCTCACCGAGGGGCAGCAGAAGAGCGAGGTCGACCGGCTCGTCGACACCATAGGCAAGGGCCCGCAGGTGTCGAGCGTCGACGACCCCTTCAAGGCCAACGCCGTCAGCAAGGACGGCACCACCGCCTACGCCTCGGTCACCTACAAGGTCACCGCCTCCGAGCTCACCGACAAGGCCAGGGACGCCCTGACCGCGGCGACCGACAAGACCCGCGACGCGGGCTTCACGGTCGAGACCGGCGGTGACGCCGTCATGGCCGAGCAGGAGATGGGCGGCAGCGCCGAACTCATCGGCATCGCCATCTCCGCGGTCGTCCTGATCCTCACCTTCGGTTCGCTGGTCGCCGCGGGCATGCCGCTCCTGACCGCGATCATCGGCGTCGGCATCGGCATCTCCGGCATCGCGGCGCTCGGCAGCACCCTCGACCTCTCCGCCACGACGTCCACGCTCGCGATGATGATCGGCCTCGCCGTCGGCATCGACTACGCCCTCTTCATCGTCTCCCGCTACCGAGCGGAGATAGCCGAGGGCCGCGAACCGGAGGAAGCCGCGGGCCGGGCCACCGGAACCGCCGGATCCGCCGTCGTGTTCGCCGGCCTCACCGTGGTCGTCGCCCTCTCGGGCCTCGCGATCGTCAACATCCCGATCCTCACCAAGATGGGTCTGGCCGCAGCGGGCACCGTCGTGATCGCCGTCCTCATCGCGCTCACCATGATCCCCGCGCTGCTCGGCTTCGCGGGCCGCAAGGTGCTGCGCCGCAAGGACCGCAAGAAGTCCGCGAGCGAACTGTCCGACCCGAACGCCAAGCCGAAGCTCGGCACCCGCTGGGCGCGCTTCGTCCTGCGCCACCCGCTCTCCGTGCTCCTGGTCGCCGTCCTCGGCCTCGGTGCCGTGGCCGTGCCCGCCGCGAGCCTGGAGCTCGGCCTGCCCGACGAGGGCTCGTCCGCGCCGGACACCACGCAGCGCAAGGCGTACGACATGCTGTCCCAGTCCTTCGGCGCCGGCTTCAACGGCCCGCTGATGGTCACGGTCAGCAAGGACTCCGGCGTCGCCGACGCGGCCAAGACCGTCGGCGACTCGATCGCCAAGATCGACGGTGTCGCCGCCGTGACCCCCGCCCAGGCCAACAAGGCGGGCGACACCGCGATCCTGAACGTGATCCCGAAGACGGGCCCGAGCGACCACGACACCGAGGAACTGGTCAAGTCGATCCGGTCGACCGCCGACGGCATCGGCGACGACACAGGCTCCGAGATCCTGGTCACCGGCCAGACCGCGATGACCATCGACTTCTCGCAGACGCTCGACGACGCACTCCTGCCCTACCTCGGCCTGGTCGTCGGACTCGCCTTCCTGCTCCTGATGCTGGTGTTCCGCTCCGTCCTGGTCCCGCTCAAGGCGGCCCTCGGCTTCCTGCTCTCGGTGGCCGCCGCGCTCGGCGCCGTGGTCGCGGTCTTCCAGTGGGGCTGGCTCGCCGACATCGTGGGCGTCGACCAGCCGGGCCCGATCATGAGCATGATGCCGATCTTCATGATCGGTGTGGTCTTCGGTCTGGCGATGGACTACGAGGTCTTCCTCGTGACCCGGATGCGCGAGGCGTACGTCCACGGGGCGCGCCCCGGCGAGTCGGTCGTGACCGGCTTCACCCACGGCGGACGGGTCGTGGCCGCGGCCGCGATCATCATGATCAGCGTCTTCTCCGGCTTCATCATGGAGAACGACGACATGATCAAGATGATGGGCTTCGGCCTGGCCATCGCCGTCCTCTTCGACGCCTTCGTCGTCCGCATGGCGATCGTGCCCGCCGTCCTCGCGCTGCTCGGCAAGTCCGCCTGGTGGCTGCCGCGCTGGCTGGACAAGGCGCTGCCGAACGTGGACGTGGAGGGCGAGAAGCTCCACAGGAACCTCGGCGACACCCCGGCGCCCGACGCCGAGACCGACCGGGAACTGGCCCCCGCGGGCCGCTGA
- a CDS encoding DUF3048 domain-containing protein: MKAASRARATRRTRIGAKVLALVATASLTVGAPSYASAPSPEDAPAPRTTSPFTGQSARQNPVLAVKFDNARRARPHTGLDRADIVYVEKVEGGMSRLMGVYSSKLPKAVGPVRSARESDIELLRQFGRPALAYSGVRSALQKVLRNSPLYARSHGRVPGAYFRHSGRPAPHNLFVRPKALLRSAPRATRPADIGFRFGPAPAGGARTAARTVRYASASHTFRWSPRQGRWLASFDGAPARSSSGRQLGARTIVIQYVNMRPSRFKDVNGAVTPYIETVGRGKATVLRNGKRYATRWERSTATGGTTFTRPNGEPMPFAPGQVWMVYADRR, encoded by the coding sequence TTGAAGGCAGCATCGAGAGCCCGGGCCACCCGCCGCACCCGCATCGGCGCGAAAGTGCTCGCGCTGGTCGCCACCGCCTCGCTCACCGTGGGAGCCCCCTCGTACGCGAGCGCCCCCTCCCCCGAGGACGCCCCGGCGCCCCGGACCACCTCGCCCTTCACCGGACAGTCGGCACGGCAGAACCCGGTCCTCGCCGTGAAGTTCGACAACGCGCGCCGCGCCCGGCCGCACACCGGTCTCGACCGCGCGGACATCGTCTACGTGGAGAAGGTCGAGGGCGGCATGAGCCGTCTGATGGGCGTGTACTCCAGCAAACTGCCGAAGGCCGTCGGGCCGGTGCGCAGTGCGCGCGAGTCGGACATCGAGCTGCTGCGCCAGTTCGGGCGGCCCGCTCTCGCCTACTCCGGGGTGCGCAGCGCCCTGCAGAAGGTGCTGCGGAACTCGCCGCTGTACGCGCGCTCGCACGGCCGCGTGCCGGGCGCGTACTTCCGCCACAGCGGGCGCCCCGCGCCGCACAACCTCTTCGTCCGCCCGAAGGCCCTGCTGCGCTCGGCGCCGCGGGCCACCCGTCCGGCCGACATCGGCTTCCGGTTCGGCCCGGCTCCGGCGGGCGGCGCCCGCACCGCCGCGCGGACCGTCAGGTACGCGTCCGCGAGCCACACCTTCCGCTGGTCGCCGCGGCAGGGCCGCTGGCTCGCGTCCTTCGACGGCGCCCCGGCCCGCAGTTCGTCGGGGCGGCAGCTCGGTGCCCGCACCATCGTGATCCAGTACGTGAACATGCGTCCGTCGCGCTTCAAGGACGTCAACGGGGCGGTGACGCCGTACATCGAGACGGTCGGCCGCGGAAAGGCGACGGTGCTGCGCAACGGCAAGCGGTACGCGACGCGCTGGGAGCGTTCCACGGCGACGGGGGGCACCACGTTCACCCGGCCGAACGGTGAGCCGATGCCCTTCGCCCCCGGCCAGGTCTGGATGGTCTACGCGGACCGCCGCTGA
- a CDS encoding PTS sugar transporter subunit IIA produces MAALNEILPVEAVSLDVPAADWREAVRRAGDLMVATGAATDTYTAEMIENVQENGPYIVIAPGLAFAHARPSPAVLRTGMSWVRLAAPVEFGHETNDPVELVVGLAARDASEHTAAMGALARLLADPDTARALREAPTPQAVHAILGGGGRAEQAPRKGAARGGDLHKILTVCGNGVGTSLFLKQTVEGVLDRWGWDRYVTVEATDTISAKGKANEAVAILTSREIARTLGDVGVPVKVVEDFTSATEADRVLRDTYDV; encoded by the coding sequence ATGGCAGCGCTGAACGAGATCCTCCCCGTCGAAGCCGTGTCCCTCGACGTCCCCGCGGCCGACTGGCGCGAGGCCGTCCGGCGCGCCGGTGACCTGATGGTCGCGACGGGCGCCGCCACGGACACGTACACCGCGGAGATGATCGAGAACGTCCAGGAGAACGGGCCGTACATCGTCATCGCGCCCGGCCTTGCGTTCGCACACGCCAGACCCTCGCCCGCCGTGCTGCGCACCGGCATGTCCTGGGTGCGGCTCGCGGCCCCCGTCGAGTTCGGCCACGAGACGAACGACCCCGTCGAGCTCGTCGTCGGCCTCGCCGCGCGCGACGCCTCCGAACACACGGCGGCGATGGGCGCGCTCGCCCGGCTGCTCGCCGACCCCGACACGGCGAGAGCCCTGCGCGAGGCACCCACCCCGCAGGCCGTGCACGCCATCCTCGGCGGGGGCGGGAGAGCGGAGCAGGCGCCGCGGAAGGGGGCCGCGCGCGGCGGGGACCTGCACAAGATCCTGACCGTGTGCGGCAACGGCGTCGGCACGAGCCTGTTCCTCAAGCAGACCGTCGAGGGCGTCCTGGACCGCTGGGGATGGGACCGGTACGTCACCGTCGAGGCGACCGACACCATCTCGGCCAAGGGCAAGGCGAACGAGGCCGTCGCCATCCTCACCTCGCGGGAGATCGCAAGGACCCTCGGTGACGTGGGCGTTCCGGTGAAGGTCGTCGAGGACTTCACCAGCGCCACGGAGGCCGACCGCGTCCTGAGGGACACCTACGACGTCTGA